The nucleotide sequence GGCGAGATTTCTGCGGCACTGCCAGTGGCAAGACAGCTGCGGCATATATTCAATGGTGTTAGCGTAACTTGAACGCGAAGGGCAGCACGACCAGCGTGTTTACTGGTTGCCCCTTGAGCTTGCCGGGCGCAAAACGCATATTTCTTGCGGCATTGAGGGCAGCCTCTTCAAAATAGCCGTCCGGCGTGGCGCTGATAACCTCACAGTTACGGGGCTGGCCGGATGAATCCACCACAAGGCGCACCTTGACGGAACCCTGCACATTCATACGCCGGGCCTTGGTGGGGTATTCAGGCTCAACACGCCGGGTAATGCTCGGCCGCTGGTCCAGCGTATCGCTCTCATAGGCGCTGAGGCCGCCTACTGTGCGCGGCTGGGGGCCAGCGGGAGCAGACGGCGGCGGGGGCGGAGGCGGAGTGGCTGCCTGCTCCTTGGGTACGGGCTTGTCGCTTTTTTTTGGGCTGATCTTTTTTACGTCCGGCTTTGGTGCTTCCAGTTTTTGTGGCTGCACTTCTGGCTTTTTGGGTTCCGGCGGCGGGGGCGGTGCTGGCGGCTCAACCGCCGCTGGCGGGGGAGGCGTCAGAGCGGGAACCGGGGCAAACTCGGCAAGGGCCACGCGGTACACTCTTTCCGCGTTGTTTGGGGCTTCCCTGGCAATAAACACAAAGCCGCCCAGCAGCAGAAAGTGCATGCTCAGGGAAAAGAAGAGGGTC is from Desulfovibrio intestinalis and encodes:
- a CDS encoding energy transducer TonB, whose translation is MKVGARGMTLFFSLSMHFLLLGGFVFIAREAPNNAERVYRVALAEFAPVPALTPPPPAAVEPPAPPPPPEPKKPEVQPQKLEAPKPDVKKISPKKSDKPVPKEQAATPPPPPPPSAPAGPQPRTVGGLSAYESDTLDQRPSITRRVEPEYPTKARRMNVQGSVKVRLVVDSSGQPRNCEVISATPDGYFEEAALNAARNMRFAPGKLKGQPVNTLVVLPFAFKLR